Sequence from the Flavobacterium sp. J372 genome:
GCGAATATGCTCCGGGTGCAGAATGAAAGGCTTGATGTGAACTACTTCCCTTCAACGCGTGAATATGCACAGCAATACGGTGTAGATAAAGCCTTTCTTGATTCGCTTGATAAAGAAATAGTGATTATGCATCCCGGGCCAATAAACCGGGGGGTAGAGATAAGCAGCGATGTGGCGGATTCGCAGCAGTCGGTAATACTTGACCAGGTAGAGAATGGAGTAGCGGTACGGATGGCGGTAATATACCTGCTTGCAGAAAAGATAAAGAATTAAAGGATTGCGAATTAAAATCTTAAAAGACATATAATTAGGTTCAGCCGAAATCTTAAACTTTGTATTTTAGCTAAGCAACTAAGAAACTCAGGAACTCAGCAGCTTTAAAATGAAAACAGAACAAAAAGGACATACTACTATAATTCGTGATACACAAGGCGACCTGGCCACTTTCTGTGAAAAAATCACAGCAGAATATAATAGTTTTAAAGGCAGTAATATAATTCTTGATATCACTCGTGATAAAGGCCTTGATTTAAATGATGTGCTTGCTTTTTTGCAGCTATCAAACAAACACCGTAAAGCAAAAAAGTCTTTTGTTGTTGTGGCATCAGGCCTTGACTTTAACGACATGCCCGACGAGATGGTTGTGGTTCCTACATTACAGGAAGCACATGACATCATTGAAATGGAAGAAATTGAGCGTGATTTGGGCTTCTGATTTCAGATTTGTGATTTCAGATTTCAGATTGTTTGCTTCAGGTAAATTTAGATTTCATACCAGGAATTTAAAATTCAAAATTCAGAATTTAAAATAATAAATATTGAACCTAACCATCCTTGGCTGCTATGCCGCAACACCGCGTACCCTCACAAATCCTACTTCACAGGTGTTGGAAATGAAGGGCAGGATGTTCCTTATAGATTGCGGCGAGGGCACGCAGGTTCAGCTTCGGAAGAATAAAATAAAGTTCTCAAAAATTTGCCATGTTTTCATTTCTCACCTGCATGGCGATCATGTGTACGGACTTATAGGTTTAATTTCCACATTTTCATTGCTTAACCGCCAGCAGGATTTGCACGTTCATGGGCCAAAAGGCGTAAAAGAAATCATTTTGCTTCAGTTGAAATTATCTAACTCATGGACAGGCTATAACCTTTATTTTCATGAGCTGGAAGGTGATGAGCCGCAAGTGGTGTTTGAAGATGAGAAAGTTATTGTAACCACACTGCCATTAAAGCACAGGATATATACAAACGGGTTCCTGTTTCAGGAAAAACCGGGAGAGCGAAAGCTCAATATTGCTGCAGTACAGCATTATGGTATTGAAACTTGTTATTACCAGAAAATAAAGAGTGGCGGAGATATAAAACTGGATGACGGCAGGGTGATCCCGAATGCTGAACTGACCTTTGACCCGCCGCAGCCAAAGAGCTATGCTTTTTGTTCAGATACTATGTATAAAGAAGATTTGCTGCCACTGCTTAATGGTGTTGATGTGATTTACCATGAAAGTACCTTTCTTGAAAGTGAAGCCCATTTGTGTGAGCGCACCATGCACTCAACCGCAAAACAGGCAGCATCTATTGCCAGGCAGGCAAATGCAAAGCAGCTTATTTTAGGACATTTTTCAACCAGGTACAGCTCGATTGAGTTATTTAAAGAAGAAGCCTCTGAAATATTTGAAAATGTACATTTGGCAGATGACGGGAAAGTATTTAACTTCGATTATTAGAATTTTAGATTATTAGAATTTTCGACAGTATGTTCAGATTCATCCTGCAGTCTAACAATCTAAAATACCAACGTACCAAAATTCTAGACAATGAACGACCTAAGCAATTACCGCAGATCATACGAGAAAAGCCAGCTGCTTGAAGCTACCGTGCCTGATTTCCCTATCGAGCTATTTACAATGTGGTTTCAGGAAGCCGAAAAGGCCGGGATTTCAGGCGAAGTCAACGCTATGACAATATCATCAATAGGTCTGGACGGCTACCCAAAATCACGTATTGTTTTACTGAAAAGCTTTAGCGAAGAGGGCTTTACTTTTTTCACGAACTATAATTCAGAGAAAGGGAAAGCCATAGCTGCCAACCCTAATGTTTGTTTATCGTTCTTTTGGCCGGAAGTTGAGAGGCAAGTAATAATAAAGGGACGCGCTGAAAAGGTTGATGAATCAGTTTCAACAGCGTATTTCGACAGCAGGCCTGAAGGCAGCAGGCTGGGGGCTATCATTTCGCCTCAGAGTGAAGTTATCCCGTCACGTGAATTCCTTGATGGGAAACTTACAGAAGATTTGCCGCTGCAAAGGCCGGAACACTGGGGTGGCTATCTTGTAAAACCGGTTGAAATTGAGTTTTGGCAGGGAAGGGCCAACCGCCTTCATGACCGTATGAGGTATAAGCTTACCATTGACGGCACTTGGCAGCGCGACAGGCTGGCGCCATAACCTATAAAATTTTAATACCGAATTAACATATTTTAGGCAACTGCCAGAAAGAATTTTTCAGACATTTAATTAATTGACAATTAAATTTTTAGCGTATGAAAAATCTTATTCTGATACGTCACGCCAAATCAAGCTGGGATGCTCCGCTTACAGATAAAGACAGGCCGCTAAGCAAGAGGGGTATAAGTGATGCCCACCTCATGGCGGGGAATATTGATGGTTACCTGCCAAAATCATTTGTTATGTGGAGCAGTACGGCACAGCGCGCTAAAAATACAGCACATATTTTTGCAGAAAGCCTTTCGGTGCCCGAAGAAACAATCATATTTAAAGACGACCTCTATACCTTTGAAGAAAAGAAGCTTGAAAATGTAATTAAAAGCTGCGATAACCAATTTGATAACCTAATTCTTTTTGGTCATAATAGCGCGATTACTAATTTTGTTAATATCTTTGGAAATCTGCCGATAGATAATGTACCTACGGCAGGTTTTGTGTCTCTTTCTTTCGACAATGATAGTTGGGAAGATATAAGCAGGGGGACAACAGAAAAGGTATTGTTTCCAAGCGATTTAAAGAAATATGATTCACCATACACCGGTAAACAGGTATATTGACAGAGAAAAAAGCTGGCTGGCATTTAACGCCAGGGTATTACAGGAAGCCGGGGATGAAAACGTCCCGTTACTTGACAGGCTTCGTTTTTTAGGGATATTTTCAAACAACCTTGATGAGTTTTTCCGTGTACGCTATGCTGCTATACGCCGACTGCGTGAAGAAGGCCATAGTGGCGAAAAGGAGCTTAACGGGATTTCTGCGCAAAAACTCCTGAAAGAGATAACCGATATCGTTATTGAGCAGCAAAGCGAGAGCCTTCGCACCCTTAGCGTAATTGAAAAAGAGCTCGAGAAGGAAAATATCTTCATGGTTAATGAGAGAGAGCTTAACAAGGAGCAGGAAAATTACCTTAAAGATTTCTTTATTCAGCGTGTGGGCCCCGAGCTTGTAACCATTATACTTAATGATCTTGACGAGTTTCCGCTGCTGAAAGACACATCGGGATACCTTGCCGTAAAACTTGTGATGAGGCCCGCAAATGCCGAAGAAGAAATAAACAGGCAGGTGCGCTATGCCGTAGTAGAAATTCCTAAAACAATAAACCGCTTTGTGGTTTTGCCTTCGCCTGATGAGCGGCAGTTCATCATAATGCTTGACGATGTTATCAGGCAAAACATCCAGAGTATCTTCAATATATTTGATTACGAGAGCATCTCTGCTCATATGATAAAGATAACCCGCGATGCCCAGCTTGATATTGACAGTGACCAGAGCAAGAGTCTGATGGAGAAAATATCCAGCAGCGTAAAAGACCGCAGGATTGGTGAAGTGGTACGTTTTGTATATGACCAAGCTATAGAGAAAGACACTCTTGATTTCTTCCTCACGCGAATGGAAATTGATACCACGGACAGCGTTATACCTGGAGGCCGTTACCACAACCGCCGTGATTATATGGATTTCCCCAACCTGGGGAGGTATGACCTGCTGTACAAGAAAAATGTGCCGCTGCCAATACCGGGGCTGAGCCTTGAAGGAAGTATCCTGCAACGGATAAAGCAGAAAGACTACCTGTTGAATGCGCCCTACCAGTCATTTGCTTATGTTATAAAATTCCTGCGTGAAGCCGCGCTTGACCCTAAAGTTTTCTCTATCAAAATTACCCTGTATCGCCTTGCAAAGAATTCGCAGATAGTTAGTTCACTTATAAACGCCGCGAAGAATGGCAAGAAAGTGACAGTACAGATAGAACTTCAGGCAAGGTTTGATGAAGCAAGCAATATTTCTTATGCCGAAATGATGCAAACAGAAGGCATCAACCTTATTTTTGGTGTTAAAGGCCTGAAAGTTCACAGCAAGGTTTGCGTGGTTGAAAGGCTTGAAGAAGGCAAAGTAAAGCGATACGGCTTTATATCAACCGGTAATTTTAATGAGGCTACGGCAAAGGTGTATACCGATGTAACGCTGTTTACCAGCTTCACCCCGATAATGAAAGAGGTCTCGAAGATATTTGACTTTTTTGATGTGAATTACCGTGTTCACCGTTACAAGCATTTGTTTGTATCGCCGCACTATACCCGTTCAAAATTCTACAAGCTTATTGAGCGTGAGATACTGAATGCAATTGCAGGCAAGCCGGCATTTATGAAGCTGAAAATGAATAGCCTGACTGACCTGCGGATGATTGACAAATTGTATGAGGCGGGGCGTGAGGGCGTCAGGATACAACTGCAAATACGCGGTATTTGCTGTTTGATACCGGGCGTACCCGGAATGAGCGACAATATTGAGGCGATTAGCATTGTTGATAATTACCTGGAGCATTCACGCGTATATATATTTGGCAATGCGGGTGAGCCGGAAGTGTTCATATCATCGGCAGATTTTATGACACGTAACCTTGACGCAAGGGTAGAGGTGACCTGCCCAATTTATGACCCCGAGATTAAAAATGAACTTATAGACAATTTTGACATTGGCTGGAAAGGTAATGTAAAAGCCAGGCTGCACAGCGAAAACATGGAAAACAAATACCGCAAGCGCCCTGACGAGAAGGTATTCCGCGCACAGCTGGAAACCTACAACTACTACCGCAACAAGCTTGATGTGATTTATGAACAATTATAAGAAGCTGCTTAGCTTTTTTTAGCTCAGCCGCTGAGTAGCTCAGCCGCTTTATAGTTTTAAAATGATTTCAATAAAAAAATATGCTGCTATAGATATTGGCTCAAACGCCATGAGGCTGCTTGTAAGCAATATCGTAGAGCAGGAGGGCAAGGAGCCCCAATTCAATAAAAGTTCGCTTGTGCGCGTTCCTATCCGCCTTGGGCAGGATGCCTTTACGGTAGGTGAGATAACTGAGGAAAACATCAGCCGGATGGTTGATGCCATGAAAGCCTATAAGCTTTTGATGAAAGTGCACAAGGTGGAGCGATATATGGCCTGCGCTACATCAGCCATGCGGGAAGCTTACAATGGCAAGGAAGTAGTGGAAACTATTGAGCGTGAAGCAGGCGTAAAGATTGAAATTATCGATGGCAAAAAGGAAGCGGCCATTATCGCCTCGACCGACCTTCACCATTTCCTAAAGGCTGAACAGACGTATCTTTATGTTGATGTTGGTGGTGGCAGCACAGAGTTTTCATTGTTTGATAACGGTAAGATCATAGCTTCAAAATCATTTAAGAACGGTACGGTACGGCTGCTGAATAACATGGTGAATGAGGTGGTATGGCAGGAAATAGAAAAATGGATTAAAGCCGTTACAGCGCCTTATGATAATATAGTAATGGTAGGCTCAGGCGGTAACATCAATAAGCTGTTTAAGCTGTCGGGCAAAAAGCAGGAGAAGCCACTCTCATATTTTTATGTAAACTCACAATACCAGTTCCTGAACAGTATGACATATGAGCAGCGTATTGCAGAGCTGGGCCTGAACCCTGATAGGGCCGATGTTATCATCTACGCTACCCGCATTTACCTCAACGCCATGAAGTGGAGCGGCGCCCGCAACATTTATGTGCCGAAAATAGGGTTATCTGACGGGATTGTGAAGGCGATGTATTATAATGAGATATGATTTTTGAAAATTACCTCTTAAGCAATATAAATTTACAACAACAGGAAATACTGTTCATCAGCAGTCGTGCCCAAACTGTAACGCTTCGCAGGAACGATCTCATATTACAAGCAGGAGATATTTGCCGCCACAAAATATTTGTAGCAAGCGGATTACTGCGAACATATAGCATTGACGCCAACGGCAATGAGCATATCCTGCAATTTTCGCCAGAGCATACCTGGACGCTTGATGTTGAAAGTTATGACAAGGCTATACCATCTGTAGTTAACATTGGCGCTGTAGAGCCTAGCGAAATATTGATTTGGGAAAAGAATGATTTTGAGAACATTCGTGCAGAATTACCATCGTTCAGGAAATTTGCGGAAGAGCTTATATCGAGAAACATTTATTACAACCGCCAGCGCATGCTTACAACGCTGAGCGCCACACCCGAAGAAAAATATCAGGATTTTATCATTCGTTTTCCAAATCTACTGCAGCGCCTACCCCTGCGTATGATAGCATCTTATCTGGGTATTTCCCTTAAAACCCTAACGCGTATACGTCACGCACAACTGCAGCGCTGACCCTCAAAAAGGGTCAAATGACCACATTTTTCAATGTAGCTTTTACTTGCTTTGTAGTATTGAAATTTAAAACTATGCGAGTATTTGTTACAGGAGCCACGGGTTTTGTAGGCTCTGCAGTTGTAAATGAGTTATTATCTGCCGGGCACAGTGTGCTTGGCTTATCCCGCTCTGCTGAAGGTGCGGAAAGGTTAAAAGCGATGGATGCTGAAGCCTGTGTTGGTGATGTAAACAATCCCGAGACACTTGCGAAATGCGCATCAGAATGTGATGCTGTTATCCATACAGCTTTCAACCATGATGACTTTACCAGGTACAAACAAAACTGCGAAGACGACAGGCAGGTTATTGAAGCATTGGCCGAAAGCCTTGCAGGTACCTCAAAGCCGCTGGTTGTTACCTCCGGTATTGGTGTATTGCATTATGACCGTATAATAACTGAAGATGATGTTGTGCCAAGCTCAGATGTTATGCCACGCGCAGCTACTGAAGAAGCAGCTATTGCAGCCGCTGCTAAAGGTGTTAATGCTTATATTGTAAGGTTGCCGCCAACCGTGCATGGCAAAGGTGACCGTGGTTTTATACCTATGCTGACAGGCATGGCTAAGCAAAACGGTACATCAGCTTACATTGGCGAAGGAGAAAATTTATGGCCGGCAGTACACAGGCTTGACGCTGCAAAAGTTTACAGGCTGATTGTAGAAAAACAACCGGAGCAGAGGGTTTACCATGCCGTGGCAGAGCAGGGTATTGCATTTAAAGAAATCGCAACAGAGATAGGCAAAGGCCTTAACCTGCCTGTTGAGAGTTTATCTCCGGCCGATGCAGAAAAGCACTTTGGTTGGTTTCTGCATTTCGCGGGTATGAGCTGTGAGGCCTCATCATCTAACACGCAGGCCACATTGAGATGGAAACCCAGCCAGACAGAACTTCTTGACGATTTGGAATGGAATTACTTTTAAAATAAAAATCCCGAAGCTCTCACTTCGGGATTTTTGTTTTCGGCAGTGTCGTATATTTTAGCTAAGCGCTTTCTTAACCTGGTCTGCCGCTTCCTGGAATTGCGTAGCAGAAAGGATTGGCATGCCTGAGTTGTCAATGATTTCTTTGGCAAGCTCGGCATTAGTACCCTGCAGGCGCACTATAATAGGCACTTTTATAGAGTCGCCCATGTTCTTGTACGCATCAACAACACCCTGTGCAACACGGTCACAACGAACGATACCGCCAAAGATGTTGATAAGGATAGCCTTCACGTTAGGGTCTTTAAGGATGATGCGGAATGCAGTCTCAACCCTCTTGGCATCGGCCGTACCACCCACGTCAAGGAAGTTTGCTGGCTCATAGCCTGCATATTTTATAAGGTCCATAGTTGCCATGGCAAGGCCTGCGCCATTTACCATACAACCAACTGTACCGTCAAGGTCAACATAGTTAAGGCCTACCTCTTTCGCTTCCACCTCGATAGGGTTCTCCTCACGGATGTCGCGCATGTCGGCATATTTCTTCTGGCGGTAAAGAGCGTTGTCATCAATAGTAACTTTAGCATCAACCGCCATTATCTTATTGTCAGACGTTTTAAGCACCGGATTGATCTCAAACATTGAGGCATCACTTTCGATGTACGCTTTATAAAGCGCAGCAACGAATTGAGTCATTTCTTTGAAAGCAGTTCCGCTAAGGCCAAGGTTGAAGGCAATCCTGCGCGCCTGGAAGCCCTGTAGGCCAACAGCCGGGTCAATCTCTTCAGTAAAGATACGGTCAGGCGTGTGTTCTGCAACCTCCTCGATATCCATACCGCCTTCGGTAGAATACATGATCATGTTGCGGCCACGGCCACGGTTAAGTAGCACCGACATATAGAATTCTGAAGTTTCACTCTCGCCAGGGTAGTATACATCTTCAGCAATAAGCACTTTGTGTACTTTTTTGCCTGTTGGAGGCGTTTGCGGCGTTACAAGGTTCATCCCGATGATCTGCTCTGCCAGTTCCTCTACCTGCTGTAGGTTCTTAGCCAGCTTCACACCGCCGCCTTTACCACGGCCACCTGCGTGTATCTGTGCCTTAACAACGTGCCAGCCTGTGCCGGTTTCAGCTGTAAGCTGTTTTGCAGCAGCAACAGCTTCAACAGCATTGCTTGCTACGATGCCGCGCTGTACGCGCACACCATGGCTCGCCAGTATTTCTTTTCCCTGATATTCGTGTAAATTCATGAGTTAATGCGTTTATCTTATTAAAGTGCAACAAAAATAGCAAAATATGCGTAATCGTTAGCAATGTGTCAGGACTTTTTCGCTTCCAAAAAAATAATTTTTTAACATTCACGCAACCCTTCTTACAAATCTGCATCTTACAAATAAACCAATCGCTATGAAAAGAATTTACACTTTACTATTACTGCTGGCACCTGTGCTGCTGGCAACTTCGTGTCAGGATGATGACGCTGTTTTGCAAAATGCGGCCGCTGTTGAACAGCCACAGCAGCCTGAAGAACCGCAACAGCCGGAAGAGCCCCAGCAGCCGGAAGAGCCGCAAACCGCACCTGCAGGCAGCTGGAGCTTGGTAAACGTATCAGGAAGTATTGCCGGAGTGAGCCACGATTTCCCTCAAGGGCAAATTGTCTGGACATTTAATGCTGACAGTACAATTGATGTAGTCAATAACAACCCTGACCAGTCTGTTGAAGATTTCCTTGACTCAGGAAACTTTGCCTACGGTTATTTCCCGAATGAAAACCCAACCGCAACGTGTACCGACGATTTCTTTGTATGGTGCTTTGTTTTGGGCTGCCAGCAGGTTGACGGTGATGTTATGACAATCACACAGCAATTTGCCGACGGCTATACGCTGACATTCCGCAAGAATTAAAGATAACATTTTAGAAGGTGTGACCCGGGAATACTGTAAAGCCACGTTGCTTATGCAGGCCCCGGGTTTTGTTTTTGTTTCAAGTTTCAAGTTTAAAGTTTGCTTCACCCGTTCGGCTATCGCCTCGGGTCAGGTTGCGCGTTGTCCCGCAACTGAAAACTGTGACTGCGACTGAAGACTACTTGAGGCTTGTACCATTTGGCTATTTGTGATTTGGAACTTGTGATTTGGAATTTCTTTGAATAT
This genomic interval carries:
- a CDS encoding ribonuclease Z, with amino-acid sequence MKTEQKGHTTIIRDTQGDLATFCEKITAEYNSFKGSNIILDITRDKGLDLNDVLAFLQLSNKHRKAKKSFVVVASGLDFNDMPDEMVVVPTLQEAHDIIEMEEIERDLGF
- a CDS encoding ribonuclease Z — protein: MNLTILGCYAATPRTLTNPTSQVLEMKGRMFLIDCGEGTQVQLRKNKIKFSKICHVFISHLHGDHVYGLIGLISTFSLLNRQQDLHVHGPKGVKEIILLQLKLSNSWTGYNLYFHELEGDEPQVVFEDEKVIVTTLPLKHRIYTNGFLFQEKPGERKLNIAAVQHYGIETCYYQKIKSGGDIKLDDGRVIPNAELTFDPPQPKSYAFCSDTMYKEDLLPLLNGVDVIYHESTFLESEAHLCERTMHSTAKQAASIARQANAKQLILGHFSTRYSSIELFKEEASEIFENVHLADDGKVFNFDY
- the pdxH gene encoding pyridoxamine 5'-phosphate oxidase, with the translated sequence MNDLSNYRRSYEKSQLLEATVPDFPIELFTMWFQEAEKAGISGEVNAMTISSIGLDGYPKSRIVLLKSFSEEGFTFFTNYNSEKGKAIAANPNVCLSFFWPEVERQVIIKGRAEKVDESVSTAYFDSRPEGSRLGAIISPQSEVIPSREFLDGKLTEDLPLQRPEHWGGYLVKPVEIEFWQGRANRLHDRMRYKLTIDGTWQRDRLAP
- a CDS encoding histidine phosphatase family protein, translated to MKNLILIRHAKSSWDAPLTDKDRPLSKRGISDAHLMAGNIDGYLPKSFVMWSSTAQRAKNTAHIFAESLSVPEETIIFKDDLYTFEEKKLENVIKSCDNQFDNLILFGHNSAITNFVNIFGNLPIDNVPTAGFVSLSFDNDSWEDISRGTTEKVLFPSDLKKYDSPYTGKQVY
- the ppk1 gene encoding polyphosphate kinase 1 produces the protein MIHHTPVNRYIDREKSWLAFNARVLQEAGDENVPLLDRLRFLGIFSNNLDEFFRVRYAAIRRLREEGHSGEKELNGISAQKLLKEITDIVIEQQSESLRTLSVIEKELEKENIFMVNERELNKEQENYLKDFFIQRVGPELVTIILNDLDEFPLLKDTSGYLAVKLVMRPANAEEEINRQVRYAVVEIPKTINRFVVLPSPDERQFIIMLDDVIRQNIQSIFNIFDYESISAHMIKITRDAQLDIDSDQSKSLMEKISSSVKDRRIGEVVRFVYDQAIEKDTLDFFLTRMEIDTTDSVIPGGRYHNRRDYMDFPNLGRYDLLYKKNVPLPIPGLSLEGSILQRIKQKDYLLNAPYQSFAYVIKFLREAALDPKVFSIKITLYRLAKNSQIVSSLINAAKNGKKVTVQIELQARFDEASNISYAEMMQTEGINLIFGVKGLKVHSKVCVVERLEEGKVKRYGFISTGNFNEATAKVYTDVTLFTSFTPIMKEVSKIFDFFDVNYRVHRYKHLFVSPHYTRSKFYKLIEREILNAIAGKPAFMKLKMNSLTDLRMIDKLYEAGREGVRIQLQIRGICCLIPGVPGMSDNIEAISIVDNYLEHSRVYIFGNAGEPEVFISSADFMTRNLDARVEVTCPIYDPEIKNELIDNFDIGWKGNVKARLHSENMENKYRKRPDEKVFRAQLETYNYYRNKLDVIYEQL
- a CDS encoding Ppx/GppA phosphatase family protein; translated protein: MISIKKYAAIDIGSNAMRLLVSNIVEQEGKEPQFNKSSLVRVPIRLGQDAFTVGEITEENISRMVDAMKAYKLLMKVHKVERYMACATSAMREAYNGKEVVETIEREAGVKIEIIDGKKEAAIIASTDLHHFLKAEQTYLYVDVGGGSTEFSLFDNGKIIASKSFKNGTVRLLNNMVNEVVWQEIEKWIKAVTAPYDNIVMVGSGGNINKLFKLSGKKQEKPLSYFYVNSQYQFLNSMTYEQRIAELGLNPDRADVIIYATRIYLNAMKWSGARNIYVPKIGLSDGIVKAMYYNEI
- a CDS encoding Crp/Fnr family transcriptional regulator, translating into MIFENYLLSNINLQQQEILFISSRAQTVTLRRNDLILQAGDICRHKIFVASGLLRTYSIDANGNEHILQFSPEHTWTLDVESYDKAIPSVVNIGAVEPSEILIWEKNDFENIRAELPSFRKFAEELISRNIYYNRQRMLTTLSATPEEKYQDFIIRFPNLLQRLPLRMIASYLGISLKTLTRIRHAQLQR
- a CDS encoding SDR family oxidoreductase — its product is MTTFFNVAFTCFVVLKFKTMRVFVTGATGFVGSAVVNELLSAGHSVLGLSRSAEGAERLKAMDAEACVGDVNNPETLAKCASECDAVIHTAFNHDDFTRYKQNCEDDRQVIEALAESLAGTSKPLVVTSGIGVLHYDRIITEDDVVPSSDVMPRAATEEAAIAAAAKGVNAYIVRLPPTVHGKGDRGFIPMLTGMAKQNGTSAYIGEGENLWPAVHRLDAAKVYRLIVEKQPEQRVYHAVAEQGIAFKEIATEIGKGLNLPVESLSPADAEKHFGWFLHFAGMSCEASSSNTQATLRWKPSQTELLDDLEWNYF
- the sucC gene encoding ADP-forming succinate--CoA ligase subunit beta — encoded protein: MNLHEYQGKEILASHGVRVQRGIVASNAVEAVAAAKQLTAETGTGWHVVKAQIHAGGRGKGGGVKLAKNLQQVEELAEQIIGMNLVTPQTPPTGKKVHKVLIAEDVYYPGESETSEFYMSVLLNRGRGRNMIMYSTEGGMDIEEVAEHTPDRIFTEEIDPAVGLQGFQARRIAFNLGLSGTAFKEMTQFVAALYKAYIESDASMFEINPVLKTSDNKIMAVDAKVTIDDNALYRQKKYADMRDIREENPIEVEAKEVGLNYVDLDGTVGCMVNGAGLAMATMDLIKYAGYEPANFLDVGGTADAKRVETAFRIILKDPNVKAILINIFGGIVRCDRVAQGVVDAYKNMGDSIKVPIIVRLQGTNAELAKEIIDNSGMPILSATQFQEAADQVKKALS